One Planctomycetaceae bacterium genomic window, TTGCATTATCGTTTCTTGGCGCGGCGCAGAACGTTACCGGTTCGCGGCATCTGCTGGAGATGGATGGGCGGAAGATCCTCGTCGATTGCGGGCTCTATCAGGAACGCCGGTTCCAGAGCCGCAACTGGGACCCGTTCCCGATCAAACCCTCGAAGCTCGACGCGGTCCTGCTGACCCACGCGCACCTCGATCACTGCGGGCTGCTGCCCAAGCTCGTCAAGGAGGGCTTCAACGGCCGCATCTACTGCACCGGCGCCACCGCCGAGATCGCGCAGTTCATCCTGCTCGATTCGGCCCACATTCAGGAAGAAGACGTGGCCTTCAAGCGCAAGCGCCACGCCAAGCAGAACCGCGTCAGCCCGTTTGGCTACCAGCCGCTGTACACCACGGAAGACGCCCAGAAATGCGAGGCCCTGTTCGCGCCCGTGGCGTACAACACGCCGATTGAAGTCGCCAAAGGAATCACGGCCGTCTTCCACGAGGCCGGACACGTCTTTGGATCGAGCACGATCAGCGTCAGCGCTCAGACCAACGGGATGGCCCGGACGGTCTTGTTCTCGGGCGACGTGGGGCGATGGAACAATCCCATCATCGCCGACCCGGACCTGGCGGGGCAGGCGGACTACGTGCTGGTCGAGTCGACCTACGGCGACCGCCTGCACGACCAGGACGCCGACATCAACGACCGCCTGGCCGACGTGATCAACCGCGCGGTCGCAGCCGGCGGCAACATCATCATTCCCAGCTTCGCCCTGGAGCGATCGCAGGAGCTGCTCTACCGCCTCAACCAACTGCACGACGCCAAACGCATCCCGCACCTGCCGGTGTTCCTGGACA contains:
- a CDS encoding MBL fold metallo-hydrolase produces the protein MDIALSFLGAAQNVTGSRHLLEMDGRKILVDCGLYQERRFQSRNWDPFPIKPSKLDAVLLTHAHLDHCGLLPKLVKEGFNGRIYCTGATAEIAQFILLDSAHIQEEDVAFKRKRHAKQNRVSPFGYQPLYTTEDAQKCEALFAPVAYNTPIEVAKGITAVFHEAGHVFGSSTISVSAQTNGMARTVLFSGDVGRWNNPIIADPDLAGQADYVLVESTYGDRLHDQDADINDRLADVINRAVAAGGNIIIPSFALERSQELLYRLNQLHDAKRIPHLPVFLDSPMAIRITRVMKEHPECFNSNMAEQIRNHGTPLDFPGLMMTETTDHSKAINAVKGSCIVIAGSGMCTGGRIKHHLAHNISNPRSTILFVGYQAVDTLGRILLDGAGQVRILGQEYQVKASIARINGFSAHADRDELMCWLAGLARPPRQVFVIHGEAQTAVKFAQYLTEKTGWSAIAPNYQDRVVLS